In Plasmodium cynomolgi strain B DNA, chromosome 2, whole genome shotgun sequence, the genomic window CATTtatgttttcatttccatCATAATAGCCCCGAAGTACAGTTTTAAACGGCTCCTGAAAACTGTTTAAATCAcgattatataaataattataggAACCCTTATTGTCGTAATACCATCTCAAAAAATTCATCCAAACTTCATGTTTAAAATCTGTACGAGTACTATCAACAGTTTTGTAttcattgtaaaaaaaataacattttaaaattttttttttttttttttttttcaaaattttttaatgatacTTGGTCTATACAGTtagattaataaaatatttttataaatcctCACCTGATTTCTGAGGATCACTATATCCAGGCCATTCTTTCAAAAACTTATACTATGGgatagaaaagaaaaatacatatattgtATGTAAAAGTAGGTAAACGTaggtatatgcatatgtcaCCAATTTCATGACAACGCTTTATTTCTGTGTATGCGTATTTCAAGAGCAacagaataataaaaatagaaaatgagaaattacTTGTTCTTTTAACTTCCCAATGGGAGAAGCcgccatttttgttttgcgaaaaatggtaaaaacgaaattacCAAGtcttaattattattataatgtaCGATAATATTTAAGGAGAAGTTCAGAAAAGCATGAAGAAATCTCCTTCGTCTTTTgttcttcaaaaatgttaaaatagtaaaaataaaatattttttaaattcctaACTTCTGTGATTTAGAATTGCGCATTTAATCAATCATTTGGCTAAATAATGAAACTGCTTTGTgactataatatttttaagtaaaaaattgttaattacgcaaaaacaaaaaaaaaaattaattaaaataaagtaaaataaaatataatatataataaaatatagtaaaataaaaaatgagagaatTGCTATTAAAACTCGAAATAATTATGGACGTAAAAATGCTGCATATgatatgataatttttttttttttttccagatgaactaaaaaattatgccttTTCATcttcgtatattttttattttgccaaaATATCGATACATTAtaaattactaaaaaaatggtaaataaatgtgataataagatataaataaaattgttacgTAAAATGGAATAACTTTTCTtctaattaaattattttacgtgccgaaaaaaaaataaataaataataaaaaattgcaattctgataaaattttttttttaattattctaatattatataatatccctctccccccttcgGGGCAGGCTAAaacatttcattttgctaatCACAATACAGCATAGCATTAATAACATATCGTTAATAAGATAGCGTTAATAAGATagcataataaataaataaacgaataattttcatttttcttcgcaaaaaaaaattgtcatatataaATCGTTTTCTTTagatatacacatataaaaataaatcaaatagACGAATTActttttgaattttattattttattttttttttttgcgcggaGTGGTAATTATAAAATCCAATAGTGCGGTGTTATTTATTTGGTAATTATTTCCAGCAGTATCTGTCTGTCTGTCCCCTCACATGCCAAATGATAAAGaccgcttaaaaaaaattaaaaaacgcgCAGcgcagtgaaaaaaaaaaaaataaacaaacgcaaaggggtgaaacgaatcaaaaagggaaaagaaaaaataaagcgagCGAATTAACAACAACGCGAAATGTTCGAAATGAATAAACGTAGTTCCCGCTCCGCTTCCTAAAAAGTATGCAAGGAAAGAAATAAGCTTCTCAGGTTTcgcaaaatttgcaattcTCGCAAAGGAGTGACCGACCCAATGTGCCTGACATATACTGCATGATCAGCAGACGGGGCGACCTTTTCCAAAGTGAATTTAATTGTCGTTTGCTGCAtatccatatttttaatatatgaacatatcTACTCGCctagaagcaaaaaaaggttcgCGTAATTAATTATTCCCCTTTCGTTTTATGAAACATTCGCGTGCAGAAAAATTGGACCGTGCTAGAAGAAGGAGATCTTTTAGAACTTCCCTCCTCAGCCATTTTTCACAAAGACCCGATTCGACTCCtcgattttttcccctaatGTTAAGTCTATATAGAAAACGGGCTTCCGTTTTGctcccccacccccctcATACGGTTGCACATGTTTGCATACATTAGTCCTACGCCTGACAAGCACTTGCTTATTcgtacgcatatatatatataaatatatgcatgtatgtatgtgcaaCTCCTTTCCAACTTGGGCGTATCCCTGCATGCACGTTTTTACAACCCTACGTGCGGCAAAACGAACCCACCATCGGCGTCCGCAACTGGGGCTGTGCTGCATGGCGCACACTGACCTAGCGGGGCGCCCAAAAacgagttaaaaaaattaaaaaaaacatacgtTGTATATACATAGTATATTTGCTTGCATATACGCGCACCTTTCATGCCGCAAAAAATCCTTTTGCATGGCCGAAAAAGCAACGTCAACGCTTGACTCTTTAAAAGCTTATTTCAgggtgataattttttgttacttaAAGACAAACTCGTTGGGTAAATTGAAATGCGATTAGGGGGAAGAGATAGCCCAAAATGCGGAGTACGGTTGTCGCTCTTCCCCCTCATCGTTTTTCAGTTCACCCAAATGGGAAGTAACCCAAAACTGGAGGCGACGAACTTGCGAATaataacgtaaaaatggctttaaaaaaaaaaaaaatgtcctaATGGGGATgctttccaaaaaaaggttGCTAACCCCTCTGTAGACATTCCTTTTcggtaataaaaaaaaatattcattttttccataaccGCAAAAATGAACGCGTCGAACGATCCGTTTAGTTTAGTCCACTTTGCCTCGATCGAAATGTCCGGTGTGGCGCaatcaaaaaggaggaaaggaCCCACGAGAATGTAGTTAATTTGGCTGTGCCTATCGAAGTAAACAACCGTGGTAGATGCAGCACAGCTATGATCATCCCACCCACTAATGGAGAAACATATACCATTTTGGAGCaaccttttttctctccgaTATTTAAAAGTGCATCAAAAAATGAGGGGGTAGGGGAAGGGACCACATTCTGTGCCCCGTGATTAACTCACCATGATTGAGTAAAATACAGAGTGGCGGTGCTGGtagagaaatatttttataaacagGACTTCTGCATGTCAGTTGCATGCTCAcctttttaaacataaatttatcaCATTAGGAAGAAAACACGATTGAACATACGTGTTGGTCTAATTATTTATTGTACCACTTTTTCTATCCTCTCCTAAGGggccttttttctttaatgtgGGAATTTTTCGAACAATATGTTACGCCTTCCCTGCCTCTTCACAAATTTCTTGCATGTTTTTGGGGTGTTtggaagggggaggaggagcagtagtagcagtattagcagtagcagcagcagcagcaaaaTGGTGTCGAGATGCGTAGCAAGTCAACTCAACGTGTATCCCTCCCAAAAGTGGAGTTACCGATACTTCGAAAGAgcataattataatatggTTATTTAGGGAACGCCTAAAAAGGTTGGGAAGGAATTTCATCGGTAGGGAAGCCAATGTGCCATTTCGCACTTAACCAACACGCAGAATAGAGATCCTACCagtttaaagaaaaaagaaatgagcCACCTCCTCACGATGAGCATAGCGGATGATTCTCATGTAAGGTGAAACTCGCGCGGGATGTCTCCCACCAATTAATCTGccgttatttaaaaatattgtaagaTCGAAATATGAGAACTTTGGTTTCCCCCCATTATCATGCTTACTTCACAAGTTAGAGGTAAAACTCTCCTGTCAGCTTTTAACAATATtgcaaatttatttctcctaTCATGTTTATTGAGCTATTTCTAATTCATCCAAATGgtgtttcccctcccccctatTTGTAACTGTGTTTAGTTTATgcgataaaaataaataaaacaagaCAACTTCGCAAAAAggcaggagaaaaatatgctcCCCATTGTCCAACCtgattattcatttttttaattactttttttaattactttttttaattactttttgtaattaattgttttaattaatttttttaattactttttgtaattaatttttgtaattaatttttgtaattattttttgtaattaatttttgtaattaatttttttaattaatgtttttaattaatttttttaattaattttttttttttttttgtgcaattgATCATTATATCTAACCCTGTATATTCATTCTCGCTACTCCACCTTTGCGCGTCCAATTTGAGTGGAACAAATGGTCTAGGTCTGTCTACTCCTTTTCATTGCAACCCTTTTTTAGCGCTCAGATTTTTTTNNNNNNNNNNNNNNNNNNNNNNNNNNNNNNNNNNNNNNNNNNNNNNNNNNNNNNNNNNNNNNNNNNNNNNNNNNNNNNNNNNNNNNNNNNNNNNNNNNNNNNNNNNNNNNNNNNNNNNNNNNNNNNNNNNNNNNNNNNNNNNNNNNNNNNNNNNNNNNNNNNNNNNNNNNNNNNNNNNNNNNNNNNNNNNNNNNNNNNNNNNNNNNNNNNNNNNNNNNNNNNNNNNNNNNNNNNNNNNNNNNNNNNNNNNNNNNNNNNNNNNNNNNNNNNNNNNNNNNNNNNNNNNNNNNNNNNNNNNNNNNNNNNNNNNNNNNNNNNNNNNNNNNNNNNNNNNNNNNNNNNNNNNNNNNNNNNNNNNNNNNNNNNNNNNNNNNNNNNNNataaataaaatgaatatgttAGCACGTCCTATTATAACTTTGGCGGCTATCCTCCTTGCTGATACCTGGCTCTACGCCGATAAAAATGTAAGACCCAGCGCAGCTCACAAATGAGACGAGATATGTCTCTATGCGAGCGGATGAGTCTGCGCATTCGAACATACCGCCCCCTTTCTACAATTATGCATCCCTGTAAACATCGAACCGCGTTCATTTCGTTCAGTCCGTCCATTCCGTCCTTTCCGTCCATTCCGTTCATTCCTTTCCCTCCCTTCGTCACCCTATGCAGGCCGTCCCTCGCGCCCGACCCTACCACCTCCCAGTCAGCAGAATGCTAAAAGGAGAGTCACAACTCATGGAGAAACCCCAAAACGAATCCATGACTGAAAATTCTTGGTCAAAATTCTCAGGAGATGAACTCTTCACCAGCGTCAAAAACTGGTATGACGAATACAACGTAGAAGACGGATCTGCCAACGTCACTTTTGGCagcattgaaaaaaatataaacgtaTTTGCTGacgaatataaaaaattcaccacTAGTAATCATAAAGGCGccaataataaaaaggaatttaaaaaaacacgtAACTCCTacagtgaagaagaagaggaggactACGATAAGCATGACAAGGTGGATAAGCAGAAGTATCGCAGGAAGGACGCTGACGATCAGGATGATTACGATCAGGATGAAGACGACGACTATTATCAGAGGAGGAGATACAACCCCTCTCGACGAGGCGCCaatgaaagaagaaagaactCTGCCTACTACCACGACGAGGAAAGGTCCCAATCTTATTATGACCGAAAAAACCAGAAAAAATCCCAATCTTATTATGACCGAGAANNNNNNNNNNNNNNNNNNNNNNNNNNNNNNNNNNNNNNNNNNNNNNNNNNNNNNNNNNNNNNNNNNNNNNNNNNNNNNNNNNNNNNNNNNNNNNNNNNNNNNNNNNNNNNNNNNNNNNNNNNNNNNNNNNNNNNNNNNNNNNNNNNNNNNNNNNNNNNNNNNNNNNNNNNNNNNNNNNNNNNNNNNNNNNNNNNNNNNNNNNNNNNNNNNNNNNNNNNNNNNNNNNNNNNNNNNNNNNNNNNNNNNNNNNNNNNNNNNNNNNNNNNNNNNNNNNNNNNNNNNNNNNNNNNNNNNNNNNNNNNNNNNNNNNNNNNNNNNNNNNNNNNNNNNNNNNNNNNNNNNNNNNNNNNNNNNNNNNNNNNNNNNNNNNNNNNNNNNNNNNNNNNNNNNNNNNNNNNNNNNNNNNNNNNNNNNNNNNNNNNNNNNNNNNNNNNNNNNNNNNNNNNNNNNNNNNNNNNNNNNNNNNNNNNNNNNNNNNNNNNNNNNNNNNNNNNNNNNNNNNNNNNNNNNNNNNNNNNNNNNNNNNNNNNNNNNNNNNNNNNNNNNNNNNNNNNNNNNNNNNNNNNNNNNNNNNNNNNNNNNNNNNNNNNNNNNNNNNNNNNNNNNNNNNNNNNNNNNNNNNNNNNNNNNNNNNNNNNNNNNNNNNNNNNNNNNNNNNNNNNNNNNNNNNNNNNNNNNNNNNNNNNNNNNNNNNNNNNNNNNNNNNNNNNNNNNNNNNNNNNNNNNNNNNNNNNNNNNNNNNNNNNNNNNNNNNNNNNNNNNNNNNNNNNNNNNNNNNNNNNNNNNNNNNNNNNNNNNNNNNNNNNNNNNNNNNNNNNNNNNNNNNNNNNNNNNNNNNNNNNNNNNNNNNNNNNNNNNNNNNNNNNNNNNNNNNNNNNNNNNNNNNNNNNNNNNNNNNNNNNNNNNNNNNNNNNNNNNNNNNNNNNNNNNNNNNNNNNNNNNNNNNNNNNNNNNNNNNNNNNNNNNNNNNNNNNNNNNNNNNNNNNNNNNNNNNNNNNNNNNNNNNNNNNNNNNNNNNNNNNNNNNNNNNNNNNNNNNNNNNNNNNNNNNNNNNNNNNNNNNNNNNNNNNNNNNNNNNNNNNNNNNNNNNNNNNNNNNNNNNNNNNNNNNNNNNNNNNNNNNNNNNNNNNNNNNNNNNNNNNNNNNNNNNNNNNNNNNNNNNNNNNNNNNNNNNNNNNNNNNNNNNNNNNNNNNNNNNNNNNNNNNNNNNNNNNNNNNNNNNNNNNNNNNNNNNNNNNNNNNNNNNNNNNNNNNNNNNNNNNNNNNNNNNNNNNNNNNNNNNNNNNNNNNNNNNNNNNNNNNNNNNNNNNNNNNNNNNNNNNNNNNNNNNNNNNNNNNNNNNNNNNNNNNNNNNNNNNNNNNNNNNNNNNNNNNNNNNNNNNNNNNNNNNNNNNNNNNNNNNNNNNNNNNNNNNNNNNNNNNNNNNNNNNNNNNNNNNNNNNNNNNNNNNNNNNNNNNNNNNNNNNNNNNNNNNNNNNNNNNNNNNNNNNNNNNNNNNNNNNNNNNNNNNNNNNNNNNNNNNNNNNNNNNNNNNNNNNNNNNNNNNNNNNNNNNNNNNNNNNNNNNNNNNNNNNNNNNNNNNNNNNNNNNNNNNNNNNNNNNNNNNNNNNNNNNNNNNNNNNNNNNNNNNNNNNNNNNNNNNNNNNNNNNNNNNNNNNNNNNNNNNNNNNNNNNNNNNNNNNNNNNNNNNNNNNNNNNNNNNNNNNNNNNNNNNNNNNNNNNNNNNNNNNNNNNNNNNNNNNNNNNNNNNNNNNNNNNNNNNNNNNNNNNNNNNNNNNNNNNNNNNNNNNNNNNNNNNNNNNNNNNNNNNNNNNNNNNNNNNNNNNNNNNNNNNNNNNNNNNNNNNNNNNNNNNNNNNNNNNNNNNNNNNNNNNNNNNNNNNNNNNNNNNNNNNNNNNNNNNNNNNNNNNNNNNNNNNNNNNNNNNNNNNNNNNNNNNNNNNNNNNNNNNNNNNNNNNNNNNNNNNNNNNNNNNNNNNNNNNNNNNNNNNNNNNNNNNNNNNNNNNNNNNNNNNNNNNNNNNNNNNNNNNNNNNNNNNNNNNNNNNNNNNNNNNNNNNNNNNNNNNNNNNNNNNNNNNNNNNNNNNNNNNNNNNNNNNNNNNNNNNNNNNNNNNNNNNNNNNNNNNNNNNNNNNNNNNNNNNNNNNNNNNNNNNNNNNNNNNNNNNNNNNNNNNNNNNNNNNNNNNNNNNNNNNNNNNNNNNNNNNNNNNNNNNNNNNNNNNNNNNNNNNNNNNNNNNNNNNNNNNNNNNNNNNNNNNNNNNNNNNNNNNNNNNNNNNNNNNNNNNNNNNNNNNNNNNNNNNNNNNNNNNNNNNNNNNNNNNNNNNNNNNNNNNNNNNNNNNNNNNNNNNNNNNNNNNNNNNNNNNNNNNNNNNNNNNNNNNNNNNNNNNNNNNNNNNNNNNNNNNNNNNNNNNNNNNNNNNNNNNNNNNNNNNNNNNNNNNNNNNNNNNNNNNNNNNNNNNNNNNNNNNNNNNNNNNNNNNNNNNNNNNNNNNNNNNNNNNNNNNNNNNNNNNNNNNNNNNNNNNNNNNNNNNNNNNNNNNNNNNNNNNNNNNNNNNNNNNNNNNNNNNNNNNNNNNNNNNNNNNNNNNNNNNNNNNNNNNNNNNNNNNNNNNNNNNNNNNNNNNNNNNNNNNNNNNNNNNNNNNNNNNNNNNNNNNNNNNNNNNNNNNNNNNNNNNNNNNNNNNNNNNNNNNNNNNNNNNNNNNNNNNNNNNNNNNNNNNNNNNNNNNNNNNNNNNNNNNNNNNNNNNNNNNNNNNNNNNNNNNNNNNNNNNNNNNNNNNNNNNNNNNCAAAATAGCAGAAAAATCGcagaaaaatcgaaaaaaaaataaatggagaATCATGTATATTTAAACGAATTAGCTGGTCTACTCTCGTCCCCGTCCGTGGGCGCACTCATTGCCTGGAAATCTCTGCTGTCCTCTGGGAGggagaaataatataatggCAACTTTATACACTTAtggcatacaaaaaaaaaaggttaattaaaaatgtacagtctgcaaaaatttattatcttGTATGCTCAggttggaaaaataaaatcaacaTATGTTGGAGAATCTcgaaaggggggagaaggggaagaaaagtgcTCCAGTGTCGAGGCACTTTCACTAGTCAAGCAAGCtgtgtacacaaaaataaagcgaGACGATGAAGTGACGGAGCGgaaaatttgtaaaactgTATAGCAGAAAGTATGTAGAATTATCATGGCATCGTGGAAAGTAGATATCTTCTTCGTGCAAACAACTGAGTTACGACACTCCTATATCCTCCACTAGGGGAACGAAATAACCCCTTGTCATACTCGAACGAGCGAAGGTGTTGCTTGACATTCTGTTGACGTTCGCACGCCGCCATCCCATTGGAGCGGTTATCATAGGGGGGCATCACGGGAGTGGGTCCTTATCAGTCACGTAATCATGAACGCGTTTACCCTGGAAAAGAAAGAACTCCATGCAAATTCTGCCTCTAACGAAAGTTCTGTCTCCAACGAATCACatcttcttttcccctcAAGCTGAAAAATTTGTCACTCCTCTCTCATGCAGTTGGGAAGCACCATTTCATTGCTACAAGcaaaaagttacaaaaaaatcacGGAAGCGACAAATCAACTAGACCTCACAGATTTTCTAATATGGTATGCTATACCCATAGCAGaggcaagaaaaaacaatCGCTCAGCTCCCACTTGACTTATAAGAAATAACCCAGCgatgaatgaaaatatataaaataaagcattaTTATTCAAATTAGAATACAACGAATTGCTAACATTGTTTTGTTGATTCAATGAGTTGTACATAAAATTGGGGTATCGAAAATCATTCTCCATATTTCTAAATGCTCGGTTATTCAGATATCTTAAACCGTCCTCATAGATGCTCCATACATCGTTGTTTCTTGGGGGTGAATTATCCATTGCGGTGAATGAGTTAAATGGTGGTGACATGGGATAGGAGGGCGACGGGGATAAggtagaagaaaataaagatgCGAATGAGGAGGATAAACCCGGTGAGGAGGAGAAACCCGATGAGGAGGGAGATGGTGATGGTGGTGTCGAATCAGATCCAAATGGGGCTGTGAATGGAGATGTGAATGGTGTCGTGAATGGCGAAGTGAAGAATGATGAGGATTGTTCTTGGGGGGGTGGAGAGTTATATTGTGAGGGTCCCCCTCTAGATCCGCTTCTACTTTGTTCGTTATTTTCCCTAGAGCCAGCCAAATTTTCCATTGATGCATTGTAGTCGCTACTAACATAACGCCCAGTGTTGTTGTATAGCATTCTTCTATTTCGTTGCACTTTCACCTCATTTGTCGCTTCTCCCTTCCATTGACTATAGGGGCCCTAAGGggaacgaacaaaaaaaaaatggcgagAAAAATGGCATGGAAAGCGGCACAACGCGATGGtttgcacatatatgtatgcatttttccaagtacacaaaaatatgtcattgttggaaaaaaattaatcatcTAAGCTGTGTTATGCCGCCACGTCACACGAATAATTACATTGCTATTGGACCAATGCACCGCCAACAACAAAACGGTGAAGAGGCTACTTctcaacaaaattttaaacgaGCTTTTCACAGTTTCTTCACTCTTGATATCACTACAATCGGCGTCCCAGGTGGAAACACTTCCGTCGTTCGAGTGGCTGCATCCTTGGAAGTTCACATTCTTGCCACTAGCACTACTGCTGCTCAGGTtagacatttttaaaaaaaaaaaaaaaaaaaaaaaaaattaacttattttgttaaaaatgacttATGCTTTTCTGAAGAAAGGGTGCCTAAAAGAAGAGGGAGGATGAAAATAAACGAAGTTAACAATAAGAAGGGGGCAAAAACTAACGGAGGCGTCATACACCAATGGTAAGGACCACCATATGCCCAATGGTACATAAAGCAAACGTAGCTACTACTCCTTTCGACAACACAGATGCGTTTACTTTTCACCGAGCAAAAGGTACTTCGTACGTAAGCTACACTCATATGTATGTTTTATACATGCGGAGCAAAACGGCACAATGTCGAAAGGACAAAATTGTACGCAAATGCAGCTAGGAGAAACGCGGACTAAAGAAATGCGGACTTAGAGAAACactcaaaagggg contains:
- a CDS encoding VIR-like CYIR protein (putative), which translates into the protein DELFTSVKNWYDEYNVEDGSANVTFGSIEKNINVFADEYKKFTTSNHKGANNKKEFKKTRNSYSEEEEEDYDKHDKVDKQKYRRKDADDQDDYDQDEDDDYYQRRRYNPSRRGANERRKNSAYYHDEE
- a CDS encoding hypothetical protein (putative), giving the protein MSNLSSSSASGKNVNFQGCSHSNDGSVSTWDADCSDIKSEETVKSSFKILLRSSLFTVLLLAVHWSNSNGPYSQWKGEATNEVKVQRNRRMLYNNTGRYVSSDYNASMENLAGSRENNEQTFRNMENDFRYPNFMYNSLNQQNNVSNSLYSNLNNNALFYIFSFIAGLFLISQVGAERLFFLASAMGIAYHIRKSVRSS